The following is a genomic window from Spiribacter sp. 1M189.
GAGCGTCCGGGTTGCCGGTCTCCTCCGGGATGGAGGTCAGCTTCTGATACTCGCTATAGCTGCCCGGGGCGGGCTCGCCCAGCGCACGGATGCGCTCCGCGATCTCATCCACCGCGGTGGCCAGCTCGGTGTACTGCTCCTCGAACATCGTGTGTAGGGAGTTGAACATCGGCCCGGTCACGTTCCAGTGGAAATTATGCGTCTTCAGGTACAGCGAATAGCTGTCCGCCAGCACACGACTGACACCACCGGCGATCTCCGCCCGGGCGCCTTCCTCGATACCGATATTAATTGCGGGAGTGGCCATATCGACCTCCTTTCTATCCATGTCCCTTAGCTAGTTTGCAATGATTACAAACTAACACATCGTCTACCCGAGCCCAAACGCTACGGCAATCCCGTGACCGCTGGATTGCGCCAGGTCATTACCCCGCCAGATTAAGCCCCACAAGTCCGATCACGATCAGCGCCAGGCTGGCGGCCTTGACCCAATTCATCGTCTCACCAAAGAAAAAGACACCCACGAGCGCGACGAGTGCCGTGCCGAGCCCCGCCCACACCGCATAAGCCACTCCGACTTCCATGCGCTTGAGCACAAAGCCGAGCGCGATGAATGCCACGAGATACCCCGTCACGGTCACCATGCTGGGGACCAGGCGCGAGAATCCATCGGAGAGCTTGAGCGCAGTGGTGCCGATCACCTCCATGGTGATGGCAGCGACGAGCAGCAGCCAGGCGGGCATCGGGTCTCCTTGCAGACGATCGACTGATGAATCAGGGTCCACTCTAGGCGCTGGCCCCACCGGGTCAAGGGCGGGGCGAAACGGACACCGGCGTCGTCCGTGATACCGTATGGCGAGAATGTCATCGCCGAGATCCCGAACCCGGAGGTCCCGACTTGCCCGCGATCCCTACCCGTCTGCTGCGACCGGCCCTCATCGTCCTCTTCGCCCTGGGGCTCGCACTGCTCAGCCACACCTGGCGCACTGATGCCAGCGACACCGATACACTGCCCGAGCCCTGGCTCTCGATGACCACCGCGGAGCTGGAGATCATTCCGCCGGCGGCGGGCTCGGGGGGGCTGACGGCCTCAGAGACACCGCCCACCCGATGGCTGACGGTGCGGGTTGCCGACGAAGCCGATGAGCGCGCCCAAGGCATGCAACATCTGCCGGCCCGGGTGGTCCGTGATCATCCCATCTGGTTTGAATTCCCGACGCCCCGGCGGGTGGGCTGGCACATGCGCAACGTACGCATTGCGCTGGACATGGCCTACGTGGCCACCGACGGCACGGTGATCGCCGTCGAGCGCATGGAGCCCGACCGCAGTGGCTATGGAATTGACGCGGAGATCGCCGCCGCCCTGGAATTGGCCGCGGGCGAGGCCGAGCGCCTCGGCATCCGGGCCGGCGCGCGCCTGCAGCTAAGCGACCCGCCGCCCCTCGGCGACTAGCCCTTCTGCGGCTTGCGCACGCGGATGTGCAGGTCGCGCAACGCCGACTCCTCCACCTCGGCGGGCGCCTCGGTGAGCAGGCAGGCGCCGGTCTGGGTCTTGGGGAAGGCCATGACGTCGCGGATCGAGCTGGCCCCCGCCATCATCATCACGATGCGATCAAGCCCAAAGGCGATGCCGCCATGCGGCGGGGCGCCGTACTCCAGGGCATCGAGCAGGAAGCCGAACTTCTCGCGGGCCTCCTCGGCGCCAATGCCAAGGCGCTCGAAGACGGCGGACTGCATGTCGGGCCGATGGATACGGATCGACCCGCCCCCCAGCTCGGTGCCGTTCAGCACCAGGTCGTAGGCCCGTGAAATCAGCGCTTCCGGATCGGCCGCGTTGACCTCGTCCACGTCCTCGGCCCGGGGCGCGGTGAAGGGGTGGTGCAGCGCATAGTACCGCCCATCGCCCTCGTCGTATTCGAACATCGGGAAGTCGACCACCCAGAGTGGCCGCCACTCGCCCTCGACCAGCCCGAGGTCATGACCGACGCGCACCCGCAGCGCCGCCAGCGACTCGTTGACCACCTTGGCCTTGTCCGCTCCGAAGAAGATGAGATCCCCGGCCTCGGCCCCGGTGCGCGCGAGGATGTCGTTGACCGCCGATTCGGGCAGGAACTTGAGGATCGGCGACTGCAGCCCATCGACGCCCTCGGCGGGGTCGTTGACCTTGATGTAGGCCAGGCCCCTGGCACCGTAGCGGCCGACGAAATCGGTATACTCATCGATCTGCTTGCGGGTGAGCGCCGCGCCCCCCGGTACCCGCAGCGCCGCGACGCGGCCACGCGGGTCGGCCGCCGGCCCGGCGAACACCTTGAACTCGACGTCGGCCAGCAGGTCGCTCACCGTCACCAGCTCCATGGGGATGCGCAGATCCGGCCGGTCGATGCCATAGCGCTCGACGGCCTCGGCATAGGTCATGCGCGGGAAGGGATCCGGCAGGGCCACGCCGGCCACTTCGTCCATGAGCTCGCGGACCATTTTCTCCATGAGCGTGGTGATCTGGTCCTCGTCCATGAACGAGGTCTCGACGTCGAGCTGGGTGAACTCCGGCTGACGGTCGGCACGCAGATCCTCGTCGCGGAAGCAGCGCACGATCTGGTAGTAGCGATCCAGCCCGGACATCATCAGCAACTGCTTGAAGAGCTGCGGCGACTGCGGCAGCGCGTAGAAACTGCCGGCATGCAGACGGCTTGGCACGAGGAAGTCGCGGGCGCCTTCCGGCGTCGCGCGGGTGAGCATGGGCGTTTCGACGTCGAGAAAGCCATGGGCGTCGAGGAAGCGGTGCATGAAGCCGGTGACCTTCGCCCGCGTGATCAGGTGCTGCTGCATCTCCGGGCGGCGCAGGTCGACGTAGCGATAGCGCAGTCGCACATCCTCGCCGACATCGTCCTCGTCGAGCTGGAAGGGCGGCGTCTTCGCCTGATTGAGCACCTCGATATCGTGACCGAGCACCTCGACCTGGCCGGAGTTGAGGTTGGGGTTGACGGTCCCCTCGGGCCGGTTGCGCACCTTGCCGCGGATTTTCACCACCCACTCCGGGCGCACCCGGTCGGCGGTGGCGAAGGCGGCCTCACGATCGGGGTCGAAGACCACCTGGAGCAGCCCCTCGCGGTCGCGCAGGTCGATGAAGATGACACCCCCATGATCCCGCCGCCGGTGCACCCAGCCGCAGATCTCCACTTCCTGATCGAGCAGGGCTTCGGTGACATCGCCGCAATAGTGGGTGCGCATGGATCGGTAACCGCCTTTCGCAAAAGCGGAAATGGTAAGCGGTGGGGGGTTGGCAGGCAAGCGGGCCGGGGCCGGGGATCTATGCCCATGATGCGGTCAATCCGTTCGCCGGGACAGTCCACGAGCCCGCCGCGCATTATGCGGTGCGGTCGACATAAGCCCGGTCAATCCCCGCCGGCGGCCTTCTTGCCGGACTTGCCGGACTTGCCGTCGCCAGCCTTGGTCTCTCCGGACTTGGCGGATCCGCCGCCGTCTTTGCCCCCGGACCTCCCGTCCGACTTGCTGTCCGACTTGCCTTCGGACTTCCCCTCCGCGCCGCCGTCGCCGGCCACGTTACGGCGGTTGTCCTTCTTGAAGTCGGTCTCGTACCAGCCACTCCCCTTCAGGCGGAAGGCCGCGGCGGAGATCTTGCGGCGAAGCGCGGCATGATGGCACGCGGGGCAGTCGGTCAGTACCTCGTCACTGATGCCCTGCAGCGCCTCGAGCTCGTGGCCGCAGTCATCGCACACATACTCGTAGATCGGCATGCTCTATGTCCTCATCCAGTAGGCCGTTACCGGCAATGCAAGCGTTCTGGGGACAGATCGCCCCAATTGCAAGTTATGATAGCGCCTTTCAGCCGGCGTCGGGTGCCCGAGGCCGGCCCATGGCCCAGAGCAGGAGGATCGTCGTTTGCCGTTCCAGATCATTGCCGCCATCTTTCTGTTCGCCCTGCTGTTCGTGTTCATCCAGATCGGCGTGGTCACGGTGGCCTTCGACAAGCTGGGACTCTCGCACGGGTCGGCCATGCTCCTGCTGGTGACCTCGCTGCTGGGCAGCTCGATCAACCTGCCGCTGTTCAAGGTGGATGCCACACGGGAGCCTGATCCGCAGTGGCAGCAGCGGATGCGCTGGATGGCGGCACTGCATCGCAGCCTCGATCCCAACAAGGTGGTCATCGCGATGAATGTGGGCGGCGGCCTCATCCCCATCGGCTTTTCCATCTACCTGCTCAACCACAACCCCCTGTCCATGGGCATCGTGGCGGCGGCGATCGCCATTCAGTCGGCGATCTGCTACGCCTTCAGCCGACCGATTCCCGGCCTGGGCGTGGG
Proteins encoded in this region:
- a CDS encoding DUF192 domain-containing protein, with amino-acid sequence MPAIPTRLLRPALIVLFALGLALLSHTWRTDASDTDTLPEPWLSMTTAELEIIPPAAGSGGLTASETPPTRWLTVRVADEADERAQGMQHLPARVVRDHPIWFEFPTPRRVGWHMRNVRIALDMAYVATDGTVIAVERMEPDRSGYGIDAEIAAALELAAGEAERLGIRAGARLQLSDPPPLGD
- a CDS encoding DMT family transporter, producing the protein MPAWLLLVAAITMEVIGTTALKLSDGFSRLVPSMVTVTGYLVAFIALGFVLKRMEVGVAYAVWAGLGTALVALVGVFFFGETMNWVKAASLALIVIGLVGLNLAG
- a CDS encoding DUF1614 domain-containing protein, whose product is MPFQIIAAIFLFALLFVFIQIGVVTVAFDKLGLSHGSAMLLLVTSLLGSSINLPLFKVDATREPDPQWQQRMRWMAALHRSLDPNKVVIAMNVGGGLIPIGFSIYLLNHNPLSMGIVAAAIAIQSAICYAFSRPIPGLGVGMPILIAPIAAAVIAVTLAPENSAPLAYICGTLGVLVGADVLRLKDVRGLGSPLASIGGAGTFDGVFITGLVAVLLA
- a CDS encoding Dps family protein; this translates as MATPAINIGIEEGARAEIAGGVSRVLADSYSLYLKTHNFHWNVTGPMFNSLHTMFEEQYTELATAVDEIAERIRALGEPAPGSYSEYQKLTSIPEETGNPDAQEMLRQLVSDHETVARTARETFALADDAHDEPTADLLTQRMQVHEKTAWMLRSMLE
- the aspS gene encoding aspartate--tRNA ligase; its protein translation is MRTHYCGDVTEALLDQEVEICGWVHRRRDHGGVIFIDLRDREGLLQVVFDPDREAAFATADRVRPEWVVKIRGKVRNRPEGTVNPNLNSGQVEVLGHDIEVLNQAKTPPFQLDEDDVGEDVRLRYRYVDLRRPEMQQHLITRAKVTGFMHRFLDAHGFLDVETPMLTRATPEGARDFLVPSRLHAGSFYALPQSPQLFKQLLMMSGLDRYYQIVRCFRDEDLRADRQPEFTQLDVETSFMDEDQITTLMEKMVRELMDEVAGVALPDPFPRMTYAEAVERYGIDRPDLRIPMELVTVSDLLADVEFKVFAGPAADPRGRVAALRVPGGAALTRKQIDEYTDFVGRYGARGLAYIKVNDPAEGVDGLQSPILKFLPESAVNDILARTGAEAGDLIFFGADKAKVVNESLAALRVRVGHDLGLVEGEWRPLWVVDFPMFEYDEGDGRYYALHHPFTAPRAEDVDEVNAADPEALISRAYDLVLNGTELGGGSIRIHRPDMQSAVFERLGIGAEEAREKFGFLLDALEYGAPPHGGIAFGLDRIVMMMAGASSIRDVMAFPKTQTGACLLTEAPAEVEESALRDLHIRVRKPQKG
- a CDS encoding FmdB family zinc ribbon protein, which encodes MPIYEYVCDDCGHELEALQGISDEVLTDCPACHHAALRRKISAAAFRLKGSGWYETDFKKDNRRNVAGDGGAEGKSEGKSDSKSDGRSGGKDGGGSAKSGETKAGDGKSGKSGKKAAGGD